A region of Plantactinospora sp. BC1 DNA encodes the following proteins:
- a CDS encoding UvrD-helicase domain-containing protein has translation MSDARTQEIAAEQQVVDRVYARLDVLRKQATALADEGRQRAAAGPLTGLVERDAMAHRAATRLRALDAEAEGLVFGRLDFDDGETYRIGRLGVREGTEPLLIDWRAPAAAPFYRATPGEPLGVVRRRVIICRGPQVVDLDDDVLSPDDAGNLRVLGEGALLAALRRSRGPHMRDIVTTIQREQDEAIRAPARGVTLITGGPGTGKTQVALHRAAYLLYTDRGRFTDGRILVVGPSTVFTNYIGRVLPSLGEESVHLRALGELVDGVAATRRDRAEVARIKGSERIRDVLTELIWQTPPTAPDRLRLVYAGQVLTVDGDDLPAARRRVRERCETTGTLPNAARQAAAAVLLDVLWSRVDGEHLDRRLFTEEVGDRGEFRRFLQAWWPVLTPTAVLGWLADPARVVGLDDRAAELLADSYRGRPGDWSVDDVPLLDELTQLLGEPPAAPRAPEPEWRLRELSTGTRVVHTFVLGTGLRDGWELYAPGHPTPIALAGPGIDNDAVGAAQRWAEAVILREGHRVVGWTDGYDPHGEEGYVPVLAEPLPVPEPEDESSIGDPYLHVILDEAQDLSPMECRMIARRAEYASMTVVGDLGQATHPLAVDSWPALLARLAKREVRTLELNTGYRVPQVVAEYAARVLAPGIAPTRSYRPGGTLSVRQVDDLHAAVRAAAGQAPPDTTVAVIAADETADELAGLVDAPGVAVVPASLCKGLEYDHVVVVEPADIVAAEPRGLNRLYVVLTRAVAGLVVLHRKPLPEALRE, from the coding sequence GTGTCCGACGCCCGAACTCAGGAGATCGCCGCCGAACAACAGGTCGTCGACCGGGTCTACGCGCGGCTCGACGTGCTGCGGAAGCAGGCGACCGCCCTCGCCGACGAGGGTAGGCAGCGGGCGGCCGCCGGCCCGCTCACCGGGTTGGTGGAGCGCGACGCCATGGCGCACCGGGCCGCCACCCGGCTGCGGGCGCTCGACGCCGAAGCGGAGGGCCTGGTCTTCGGCCGGCTCGACTTCGACGACGGCGAGACCTACCGGATCGGGCGGCTGGGCGTACGAGAGGGCACCGAACCGCTCCTGATCGACTGGCGGGCACCCGCCGCCGCGCCGTTCTACCGGGCCACCCCGGGAGAGCCGCTCGGCGTGGTACGCCGCCGGGTGATCATCTGCCGGGGTCCGCAGGTCGTCGACCTCGACGACGACGTGCTGTCCCCGGACGACGCCGGCAACCTGCGGGTACTCGGCGAGGGTGCGCTGCTGGCCGCGCTGCGCCGCTCCCGTGGCCCGCACATGCGCGACATCGTCACCACGATCCAGCGGGAACAGGACGAGGCCATCCGGGCGCCGGCCCGGGGCGTCACGCTGATCACCGGCGGGCCGGGGACCGGCAAGACGCAGGTGGCCCTGCACCGGGCGGCGTACCTGCTCTACACCGACCGGGGCCGGTTCACCGACGGTCGCATCCTGGTGGTCGGCCCCTCGACGGTCTTCACCAACTACATCGGCCGGGTGCTGCCCTCGCTCGGCGAGGAGAGCGTGCACCTGCGTGCCCTCGGCGAACTCGTCGACGGGGTGGCCGCCACCCGCCGGGACCGGGCGGAGGTCGCCCGGATCAAGGGCAGCGAGCGGATCCGGGACGTGCTCACCGAGCTGATCTGGCAGACGCCGCCGACGGCGCCGGACCGGCTGCGCCTCGTCTACGCCGGGCAGGTGCTCACGGTGGACGGCGACGACCTGCCGGCGGCCCGCCGTCGGGTACGGGAGCGGTGCGAGACGACCGGCACGTTGCCGAACGCCGCCCGCCAGGCCGCCGCCGCGGTTCTGCTGGATGTCCTCTGGAGCAGGGTCGACGGCGAGCACCTCGACCGGCGACTCTTCACCGAGGAGGTCGGCGACCGGGGCGAGTTCCGCCGGTTCCTCCAGGCCTGGTGGCCGGTGCTGACCCCGACGGCCGTACTCGGCTGGCTCGCCGACCCCGCCCGGGTGGTCGGCCTGGACGACCGGGCCGCTGAACTGCTCGCCGACTCCTACCGGGGCCGGCCCGGCGACTGGTCCGTGGACGACGTGCCGCTCCTCGACGAGCTGACCCAACTGCTCGGCGAGCCGCCCGCCGCGCCGAGGGCACCGGAGCCGGAGTGGCGGCTGCGCGAGCTGAGCACCGGTACCCGGGTCGTGCACACCTTCGTGCTCGGCACCGGCCTGCGCGACGGCTGGGAGCTGTACGCGCCGGGGCACCCGACCCCGATCGCCCTCGCCGGACCGGGGATCGACAACGACGCGGTCGGCGCCGCCCAGCGCTGGGCCGAGGCCGTCATCCTCCGGGAGGGGCACCGGGTGGTCGGCTGGACCGACGGGTACGACCCGCACGGCGAGGAGGGCTACGTGCCGGTGCTCGCCGAACCGCTGCCGGTGCCGGAGCCCGAGGACGAGTCGTCGATCGGCGACCCCTACCTGCACGTGATCCTCGACGAGGCGCAGGACCTGTCACCGATGGAGTGCCGGATGATCGCCCGCCGGGCCGAGTACGCCTCGATGACGGTCGTCGGCGATCTCGGGCAGGCGACCCACCCGCTGGCGGTCGACTCCTGGCCCGCACTGCTCGCCCGGCTCGCCAAGCGCGAGGTACGGACGCTGGAGCTGAACACCGGATACCGGGTACCGCAGGTCGTCGCGGAGTACGCGGCCCGGGTCCTCGCCCCCGGCATCGCGCCGACCCGTTCGTACCGGCCCGGCGGGACGCTGTCGGTGCGGCAGGTCGACGATCTCCACGCGGCGGTCCGGGCGGCGGCCGGGCAGGCCCCGCCCGACACGACGGTCGCGGTCATCGCCGCCGACGAGACGGCCGACGAACTCGCCGGGCTCGTCGACGCCCCCGGTGTCGCCGTCGTGCCGGCGAGCCTCTGCAAGGGGCTGGAGTACGAC